Below is a genomic region from Bacillus mycoides.
CAATATGAGGAAAATCATGTACTACCGTAATTTTCGGTAAATATTGCTGTGCAACAACTTCTCTTTTCCAATTCGGATGTAACAATTCCATCATATTTTCTAACTGTTCTTTCTCTTCTTGAATATGATTCAGTTCTAGTACAGGGTTATGGTATTTAATTAGACTCACTACAATTGATCCATCTTCACTTAATTTAGCTGCTCTCGATTGATTCGTGAAAAATATAGGTTGATCCAATCCCAATGCAAAATGATGCAAAGGATTCGGTAATTGTTTTAAACCAATATCTAACGCTGCCACGGTCACTTGTATAGATTGTTCACTCCATTTTTGCAAACTTGTTCCTTCTGTACCTTTTATAATTTTACATGCCTCTTTCGGTGGAGTTGTTACAATAACTGCCCCTGCTTCAAATACTTCATCGTCAAAACAATGTATTCTTTGTTTTCCTTCACAATGCTCTATTTTTAAAACATGCTTTTTAGCCAGAAATTTTACACCACTAGTATTCGCTATTCCTCTTAAATTTGTTATTATCGTCTCCCAACCACCATCTACATAAAGTACTCCTTCTTTCATAGAAAGCTGTATTTGCTTTAGTACGGAAGATGCTAATTGTATTGTAGGAGCATACGTATATGTTGTTGTTCGGCATAATGCATAAAATATATTTCGAACCATTGGATCTTTAATTTCATTTTCTGCCCATGTAGTTAGGCTTATTTTCGGAACTTTTTCTACATCTAAGTTTCCTAAATGAATCATAAGACGAGCGAACTGTACTTTTGCAGACCATGAAAGTAACGGTGTTGATAAAATAGAGCGAAAATCTGTTGGAATGGTATAAATATCCCCTTTCCATATTCCATGTGCTTTTGTAGATGGGATTCCACCTGGAAGATTTACTCCTAGCTCATTAAAAGTTATAAACGCTTCTCCACCTCTATATAAAGCATGTGCACCAAGATTCATACAAATGCCGTTTTTATTTATAGTCATCCCTCGACCACCGAAGTGACTGGACTTTTCTAATACAATAACTTTCCTTCCAGCTTTCGCTAAATATATAGATGCTGTTAATCCAGCAAGCCCACCACCAACAATTGCTACATCAAAATGTTTCATAATAAAATCCCTCCTTATCCGTTCTACATACGAGACGAACGATTAAGGAGGGATGTGACATGAAAATATATTTTTACTTATCTATTTTATTTCATTATTTTGTTATTCTGTCATATTGCATACGAAATAACTCAATTGCAAATGGAATATCCTCTTCACTCTTTATATAATAACTTATCCATCCTGATTCAGGTAATACGTGATGTGGTTTCACCAATCCTTGGCTCACTAATTCATCCCGCTTTACCTTTGGAAATGGTAAATCAACTAACTTATCGCCATGCAAATGACCAAGTTCTTTCTTACCATAATTTATTTCAATACCACCAAATCGATGCGGTTTTTCAGAAACACCTGCCCAGCCAAGTACTTCATTTCTAATCATTTCACTAAATGACATGAACCTTCACCCCTTTTTAATGATTGATGTAATATTAAATTAACACGTTCATTACTTTTTTCCATCAATCCAAAGTATGAATGGATATACGAATATAGTTTAATCTCAATATCTTTATTTTTTTACACACTTAAAACAATTTCAAAGGGTATTTATTCTATTATATAGAATTATTATTAAAAATAAATTTAAGGGATGGATATATATGAGCAAGGTATTATTACAAAAGGCAAATTATCTACGATCTGATGAATTAAAGCTTTTGAAAAAAGCTATACATTTTGCAGAGCAAGCACATGATGGACAATACCGTCAAACTGGAGAACCATATATTATTCACCCTTTCGCGATTACAGAAATACTGCTAAATTATAAAGCTGACATTACAACAGTGATTGCTGCTTTATTACACGATGTTGTAGAAGATACCGAATACTCTCTAGAAGAAATTGAATCACATTTTGGTGCGACTATTCAATATATTGTAAATGGATTAACAAAAGGAAAAACACTACAAGATCAAAATAAAGTATTATACGAAGCAATTAATTTTAAAAAATTACTAGTATCCTCTCAACAAGATATACGTGTTGGCATTATTAAAGTTATAGATCGCCTTCACAATATAAAAACATTGAGTGTTAAAAAACCCGCAAAACAAGTAGCTTATGCGAATGAAACATTAACACTATTTGCGCCACTTGCAAAGCGATTAG
It encodes:
- a CDS encoding phytoene desaturase family protein: MKHFDVAIVGGGLAGLTASIYLAKAGRKVIVLEKSSHFGGRGMTINKNGICMNLGAHALYRGGEAFITFNELGVNLPGGIPSTKAHGIWKGDIYTIPTDFRSILSTPLLSWSAKVQFARLMIHLGNLDVEKVPKISLTTWAENEIKDPMVRNIFYALCRTTTYTYAPTIQLASSVLKQIQLSMKEGVLYVDGGWETIITNLRGIANTSGVKFLAKKHVLKIEHCEGKQRIHCFDDEVFEAGAVIVTTPPKEACKIIKGTEGTSLQKWSEQSIQVTVAALDIGLKQLPNPLHHFALGLDQPIFFTNQSRAAKLSEDGSIVVSLIKYHNPVLELNHIQEEKEQLENMMELLHPNWKREVVAQQYLPKITVVHDFPHIDRVEKPGPNIPGMPGVYVAGDWAGHDEILADAAVASGKRAALHILKQFESEAVHHGNGAVI
- a CDS encoding luciferase family protein; its protein translation is MSFSEMIRNEVLGWAGVSEKPHRFGGIEINYGKKELGHLHGDKLVDLPFPKVKRDELVSQGLVKPHHVLPESGWISYYIKSEEDIPFAIELFRMQYDRITK